The following coding sequences are from one Collimonas arenae window:
- the rimI gene encoding ribosomal protein S18-alanine N-acetyltransferase, producing the protein MIANLQTPPALSRPLSFAVMQVEDLDEVVAIEKSVYSHPWTHGNFVDSIQSGYQCWVLRDAAGMLLGYFFMMAVVDEAHLLNISVHGDMHRRGIGKMLLDQVCAVARQRQMQSILLEVRPSNTRAIEIYLRYGFTEIGRRRDYYPAAGDQREEAIVMRLPL; encoded by the coding sequence ATGATTGCAAATTTGCAGACTCCGCCAGCCTTGTCGAGGCCACTTTCCTTTGCCGTCATGCAGGTCGAAGACCTGGATGAAGTGGTGGCGATTGAAAAGAGCGTGTATTCGCACCCTTGGACCCATGGCAATTTTGTCGATTCGATCCAGAGCGGCTACCAGTGCTGGGTGTTGCGCGACGCCGCCGGGATGTTGCTGGGTTATTTTTTCATGATGGCGGTTGTGGATGAAGCGCATTTGCTGAATATCAGTGTCCATGGCGATATGCACAGGCGCGGCATCGGTAAAATGTTGCTGGATCAGGTGTGTGCGGTGGCGCGGCAACGGCAGATGCAGTCGATATTGCTTGAAGTGCGACCGTCGAATACACGTGCGATTGAGATTTACCTGCGCTATGGATTTACAGAGATCGGCCGTCGCCGTGATTATTATCCGGCGGCTGGTGATCAACGAGAGGAAGCGATCGTGATGAGGTTGCCGTTATGA
- a CDS encoding DUF1853 family protein — protein sequence MRRPVTEVASGCQEIFHRRWNHLADPHVRALAWLLDAPDLLDAAAPQWQGKIATYIDPDLAVWLAEYDQNPQKLQALHSYIGRLPSTRLGLYAEKLLAFYFEQRQLLVAHSVQVRASKNDTVGEFDFLLRLDGGVAHWEFATKFYLLESSGGALQADDFLGPNLADSLGAKMQKILQQQLALSLHPASQAHLAEPVTAAKALVKGWLFYPEDESRQSAVPGVSAHACRGYWCSMSTLQLDESALYQLLPRQRWLAPAKIAVDQALSPAAAQLALSQHFAVDGSPLLLATLRAEGEHALENRRGFVVPDDWAGRAAQQRHLNAAAAGPG from the coding sequence ATGCGCAGGCCGGTGACTGAGGTGGCCAGCGGCTGCCAGGAAATTTTCCACCGGCGCTGGAACCATTTGGCGGACCCGCATGTGCGGGCGCTGGCTTGGTTGCTGGACGCACCTGATCTGCTTGACGCTGCGGCGCCGCAATGGCAGGGGAAAATCGCCACGTATATCGATCCCGATTTGGCTGTCTGGTTGGCGGAATACGACCAAAATCCGCAGAAATTGCAGGCACTGCATAGCTACATCGGTCGTCTGCCATCGACCCGGCTTGGCCTGTATGCCGAAAAACTGCTGGCGTTCTACTTTGAGCAGCGACAGCTTCTGGTTGCGCACAGCGTGCAAGTCCGGGCGAGCAAGAATGATACCGTGGGCGAATTCGACTTCCTGTTGCGACTCGACGGCGGCGTCGCGCACTGGGAGTTTGCCACCAAGTTTTATCTGCTAGAGAGCAGCGGCGGTGCCTTGCAAGCCGATGATTTCCTCGGACCCAACCTGGCCGATTCGCTGGGCGCAAAGATGCAAAAAATCCTGCAGCAGCAACTGGCGCTGTCGCTGCATCCGGCCTCGCAGGCGCACTTGGCCGAGCCAGTGACAGCAGCGAAAGCGCTGGTGAAGGGCTGGTTGTTTTATCCGGAAGATGAATCGCGTCAGTCGGCGGTTCCTGGCGTATCTGCACATGCTTGCCGTGGCTATTGGTGCAGCATGTCCACTTTGCAACTGGATGAAAGTGCGTTGTATCAACTGCTGCCGCGCCAGCGGTGGCTGGCGCCAGCAAAGATCGCTGTTGATCAGGCGCTCAGCCCGGCCGCAGCGCAACTTGCCTTGTCGCAGCATTTCGCTGTCGATGGATCGCCGCTGTTGCTGGCAACTCTGCGCGCTGAGGGCGAACATGCGCTGGAAAACCGACGCGGATTCGTGGTGCCGGATGACTGGGCCGGTCGTGCCGCGCAGCAGCGGCATTTGAACGCCGCGGCTGCAGGACCCGGATAA
- the lplT gene encoding lysophospholipid transporter LplT, whose amino-acid sequence MNRGFYTIMAAQFFSSLADNALLIAAIALLAEMSSPDWMTPLLKLFFVLSYVLLAAFVGAFADSLPKGRVMFITNMIKIFGCLMMFVDVHPLIAYAIVGFGAAAYSPAKYGILTELLPPEKLVAANGWIEGLTVSSIILGTVLGGALVNPQVVSVLLQLHVPVLNWNLNTPTHAALTVIAMLYIVATIFNLRIPDTGARYAHQQHRPSKLIADFANCCSILWKDKLGQISLAVTTLFWGAGATLQFIVLKWAEKSLGMPLDKAAILQGVVAFGVAIGAIAAARMVPLKKSLTVMPMGIVMGLVVMGMTVVHSVWVAYPLLIIIGALSGYFVVPMNALLQHRGHVLMSAGHSIAVQNFNENLSVLTMLVLYAFMIKIDLDVNIVIFMFGFFVAGIMFFIMRKHAANQREHDSLALIGEVKH is encoded by the coding sequence ATGAATCGCGGTTTTTACACCATCATGGCAGCGCAGTTTTTTTCTTCGCTGGCCGATAACGCCCTGCTTATAGCGGCAATAGCCTTACTGGCTGAAATGTCTTCGCCAGACTGGATGACGCCGCTGCTGAAATTATTTTTTGTGTTGTCTTACGTGCTGTTAGCGGCTTTTGTCGGCGCTTTCGCCGATTCGCTGCCCAAAGGCAGGGTGATGTTCATCACCAACATGATCAAGATATTTGGCTGCCTGATGATGTTCGTCGATGTCCATCCGCTGATCGCCTATGCGATTGTCGGCTTCGGTGCAGCAGCATACTCACCTGCCAAATATGGCATCCTGACTGAGTTGTTGCCGCCGGAAAAGCTGGTAGCAGCCAATGGCTGGATCGAGGGCCTGACAGTGTCCTCCATCATCCTCGGCACGGTCTTGGGAGGCGCACTGGTCAACCCGCAAGTTGTGTCCGTCCTGCTGCAACTACATGTCCCTGTCCTGAACTGGAACCTGAACACGCCGACCCACGCGGCGCTGACAGTGATTGCCATGCTGTATATCGTCGCCACCATTTTTAACCTCAGGATTCCTGATACAGGCGCTCGCTACGCCCATCAGCAGCATCGTCCAAGCAAGCTGATCGCCGACTTTGCCAATTGCTGTTCGATTCTTTGGAAAGATAAGCTAGGCCAGATTTCACTGGCAGTTACCACGCTATTCTGGGGTGCCGGCGCGACACTGCAATTCATCGTATTGAAATGGGCTGAGAAATCGCTCGGCATGCCGCTCGACAAGGCTGCCATCCTGCAAGGCGTGGTCGCCTTCGGCGTCGCCATCGGCGCAATCGCGGCAGCCCGCATGGTTCCCTTGAAGAAATCATTGACGGTCATGCCGATGGGTATCGTGATGGGCCTGGTGGTGATGGGAATGACCGTAGTGCATTCAGTCTGGGTCGCTTACCCGCTGCTGATCATCATCGGCGCCCTGTCCGGTTATTTCGTAGTGCCCATGAACGCGCTACTGCAACACCGCGGCCACGTGCTGATGAGCGCGGGCCACTCGATCGCCGTGCAAAACTTCAATGAAAACCTGTCTGTCCTGACCATGTTGGTGCTATACGCATTCATGATCAAGATCGATCTTGACGTCAACATCGTGATTTTCATGTTCGGCTTCTTCGTCGCCGGCATCATGTTTTTCATCATGCGCAAGCACGCAGCCAACCAGCGCGAACATGATTCGCTGGCGTTGATTGGTGAAGTCAAACACTAA